The following proteins are co-located in the Billgrantia tianxiuensis genome:
- the manD gene encoding D-mannonate dehydratase ManD, whose translation MKISDAYVIVTSPGRNFVTLKIVTESGTYGIGDATLNGREMAVVAYLEEHVIPALIGRDASRIEDIWHYLYRGAYWRRGPVTMAAVSAVDLALWDIKAKAAGMPLYQLLGGKSRERVMTYAHCTGRDIEGCLAEVEKHVRLGYRAVRVQAGVPGIPTIYGVAKREGERYEPADAELPAEHVWSTEKYLNHVPKLFAAVRERFGEELHVLHDVHHRLTPIEAARLGKAVEPYHLFWLEDCVPAENQESFRLIRQHTTTPLAVGEVFNSIHDYRELIENQWIDYIRTPLSHGGGITHMRRIADLAGLYHVRTGFHGPTDLSPVCLGAAIHFDTWVPNFGIQEHMPHTPETDTVFPHDYRFEDGHFLVGEAPGHGVDIDETLAKQYPYKRASLPVNRLEDGTLWHW comes from the coding sequence ATGAAAATTAGCGACGCCTATGTGATCGTCACCTCGCCGGGGCGCAACTTCGTCACCCTCAAGATCGTCACCGAGTCGGGCACCTACGGCATCGGCGACGCTACCCTCAACGGCCGCGAGATGGCGGTGGTGGCCTATCTCGAGGAGCATGTGATTCCTGCCCTGATCGGGCGGGATGCCAGCCGCATCGAGGATATCTGGCACTACCTCTATCGCGGGGCCTACTGGCGCCGGGGGCCGGTGACCATGGCGGCGGTGTCGGCGGTAGACCTGGCGCTGTGGGACATCAAGGCCAAGGCGGCGGGCATGCCGCTCTACCAACTGCTCGGCGGCAAGAGCCGCGAACGGGTGATGACCTACGCCCACTGCACCGGGCGCGACATCGAAGGCTGCCTGGCCGAGGTGGAGAAGCACGTAAGGCTCGGCTATCGCGCCGTGCGGGTGCAGGCCGGCGTGCCCGGCATTCCCACCATCTACGGCGTCGCCAAGCGCGAGGGCGAGCGCTACGAGCCGGCGGACGCCGAGCTGCCCGCCGAGCACGTGTGGAGCACCGAGAAGTACCTCAACCACGTACCCAAGCTGTTCGCCGCGGTGCGCGAGCGCTTCGGCGAAGAGCTGCACGTGCTGCACGACGTGCATCATCGGCTCACGCCCATCGAGGCGGCGCGCCTGGGCAAGGCGGTGGAGCCCTACCACCTGTTCTGGCTCGAGGACTGCGTGCCGGCCGAGAACCAGGAGAGCTTCCGCCTGATTCGCCAGCACACCACCACACCGCTGGCGGTGGGGGAGGTGTTCAACTCGATCCACGACTACCGCGAGCTGATCGAGAACCAGTGGATCGACTATATCCGTACACCGCTCTCCCACGGCGGCGGCATCACCCATATGCGGCGGATTGCCGACCTGGCCGGGCTCTACCACGTGCGCACCGGTTTCCATGGGCCGACCGACCTGTCGCCGGTGTGCCTGGGCGCGGCGATCCACTTCGACACCTGGGTGCCCAACTTCGGCATCCAGGAGCACATGCCCCACACGCCGGAGACCGACACCGTCTTCCCCCACGACTATCGCTTCGAGGATGGCCACTTCCTGGTCGGCGAAGCGCCGGGGCACGGCGTCGATATCGACGAGACCTTGGCCAAGCAATATCCCTACAAGCGCGCCAGCCTGCCGGTCAACCGGCTGGAAGACGGCACCCTGTGGCACTGGTGA
- a CDS encoding Zn-dependent oxidoreductase — MKAFQVNAPLDYAIAEVEAPRAASGEVLVKVAFAGICGSDMHIIHGDNAFVRFPRITGHEFAGTVEAVGEGVENVDIGARVCIDPVVSCGRCYPCRIGRPNVCSALQVIGVHRDGGFEEWVNVPAANVHLLPEGLGLEAGALVEPYSIAANVLERMQPLRGDRLLIYGAGVIGLTILQMARALGIEDITVIDLIEERLATARELGATRTWHGKEDVEAAARELTGGEGIPLIADAACVPALLPQMLRIASPAGRIGLLGFNPTPSDLVQLEVIKKELTLVGSRLNNRKFPEVLERMAAGRLDPLALVSHRLAFDDMPGAIDMLDHHPERARKVLIGIGADTGA; from the coding sequence ATGAAAGCCTTTCAGGTCAACGCACCGCTGGACTATGCCATCGCCGAAGTCGAGGCGCCCCGTGCCGCTTCCGGCGAGGTGCTGGTGAAGGTGGCCTTCGCCGGAATCTGCGGTTCCGACATGCACATCATCCACGGCGACAACGCCTTCGTGCGCTTTCCGCGCATTACCGGGCATGAGTTCGCTGGCACGGTCGAGGCGGTGGGCGAGGGCGTCGAGAACGTCGACATCGGCGCCCGGGTGTGCATCGACCCGGTGGTCAGCTGCGGGCGGTGCTACCCGTGCCGCATCGGCCGCCCCAACGTGTGCAGCGCGCTGCAGGTGATCGGCGTGCACCGCGACGGCGGCTTCGAGGAGTGGGTCAACGTGCCGGCGGCCAACGTCCACTTGCTGCCCGAGGGCCTGGGGCTGGAAGCCGGCGCGCTGGTGGAACCCTATTCCATTGCGGCCAACGTGCTGGAGCGGATGCAGCCGCTGCGCGGCGACCGCCTGTTGATCTATGGCGCCGGGGTAATCGGGCTGACCATCCTGCAGATGGCTCGCGCCCTGGGTATCGAGGACATTACCGTCATCGACCTGATCGAGGAGCGCCTGGCCACGGCCCGTGAACTTGGTGCCACGCGCACCTGGCACGGCAAGGAGGATGTCGAGGCCGCGGCGCGCGAGCTGACCGGCGGCGAGGGCATTCCACTGATCGCCGATGCCGCCTGCGTGCCGGCGCTGCTGCCGCAGATGCTGCGCATCGCCTCGCCAGCGGGACGCATCGGCCTGCTCGGCTTCAACCCTACCCCCAGCGACCTGGTGCAACTGGAGGTGATCAAGAAGGAGCTGACCCTGGTCGGCTCGCGGCTCAACAACCGCAAGTTTCCGGAGGTGCTCGAACGCATGGCCGCGGGGCGTCTCGATCCGCTGGCGCTGGTCAGCCATCGCCTGGCCTTCGACGACATGCCCGGTGCCATCGACATGCTCGATCACCATCCCGAAAGGGCTCGCAAGGTGCTGATCGGCATCGGTGCCGACACCGGCGCCTGA
- a CDS encoding TRAP transporter substrate-binding protein → MFKRLVTGAVLGAALIGGQSALAADVTLKFGHLANEQNIWHQAAVRFKELVEENSDGRIEVQLYPNEQLGNEMDVINSIQLGTADMTITGESLQNWAPKAAMMAVPYAFRDSEHLRQAVESEIGEQIEAQITERANLVPLAWFERGPRELTSNRPIRHPDDLDGLRLRVPNVPLFVDTWEALGARPTPMAFSEVFTALQQNTIQAQENPLSLIESASFNEVQDYVNLTGHVRSWIYVVIGRNRLESMPEELQQIVREAAQEMQVYQAELFEEDQQRLEQALQERGMEFVEVDTEAFAEKARPAVEAALDDEQRALFDAIQNL, encoded by the coding sequence ATGTTCAAACGACTCGTCACCGGCGCCGTCCTCGGGGCGGCCCTCATCGGCGGCCAATCCGCTCTGGCTGCCGACGTCACGCTGAAATTCGGTCACCTGGCCAATGAGCAGAATATCTGGCATCAGGCCGCCGTGCGCTTCAAGGAACTGGTCGAGGAGAATTCCGACGGCCGCATCGAGGTGCAGCTCTATCCCAACGAGCAGCTCGGCAACGAGATGGACGTGATCAACAGCATCCAGCTCGGTACCGCCGACATGACCATCACCGGGGAGAGCCTGCAGAACTGGGCGCCCAAGGCAGCAATGATGGCGGTGCCCTACGCCTTCCGCGACTCGGAGCACCTGCGTCAGGCGGTGGAAAGCGAGATCGGCGAGCAGATCGAAGCGCAGATCACCGAGCGTGCCAACCTGGTGCCGCTGGCCTGGTTCGAGCGCGGTCCACGCGAACTGACCTCCAACCGGCCGATTCGTCACCCCGACGACCTCGACGGCCTTCGCTTGCGCGTGCCCAACGTGCCGCTGTTCGTCGATACCTGGGAGGCGCTGGGCGCGAGGCCCACGCCGATGGCCTTCAGCGAGGTGTTCACCGCCCTGCAGCAGAACACCATCCAGGCTCAGGAGAACCCGCTCAGCCTGATCGAGAGCGCGAGCTTCAACGAGGTGCAGGACTACGTGAACCTGACCGGCCACGTGCGTAGCTGGATCTACGTGGTGATCGGCCGCAATCGGCTCGAGAGCATGCCCGAGGAGCTGCAGCAGATCGTGCGCGAGGCGGCCCAGGAAATGCAGGTCTACCAGGCCGAGCTGTTCGAGGAGGACCAGCAGCGCCTGGAGCAGGCCCTGCAGGAGCGCGGCATGGAGTTCGTCGAGGTCGATACCGAGGCCTTCGCCGAGAAGGCGCGGCCGGCGGTGGAAGCAGCCCTCGACGACGAGCAGCGTGCGTTGTTCGACGCCATCCAGAACCTGTGA
- a CDS encoding TRAP transporter small permease, whose translation MDISPQRSEDVPDGEQVMASLDALSAVPRLQGPLGRVIGWVDRLFVLLANLALVGIAVTVLLQISGRLFLPFTLSWTEELSRYLFIYMVALAAGVAIRRHRHVNVELFHHRLGLRTRAAYQALICLLVGGFALMALPAAWQFAQNGAWQTSPTLRVPMLYIFFSTVLLFGLVLFYSAVGLVEGLAAAWRPPVDGDREEASWK comes from the coding sequence ATGGATATTTCCCCACAGCGTAGCGAAGACGTGCCCGATGGCGAGCAGGTGATGGCCAGTCTCGACGCGCTATCCGCGGTGCCCAGGCTACAGGGTCCGCTGGGCCGCGTGATTGGCTGGGTGGACAGGCTGTTCGTACTGCTCGCCAACCTGGCCCTGGTCGGGATCGCCGTGACCGTGCTGTTGCAGATCTCGGGGCGGCTGTTCCTGCCATTCACCCTGTCCTGGACCGAGGAGCTGTCGCGCTATCTGTTCATCTACATGGTGGCGCTGGCGGCCGGGGTGGCGATACGCCGGCATCGGCACGTCAACGTCGAGCTCTTTCATCACCGGCTCGGGCTGCGTACGCGCGCCGCCTACCAGGCGCTGATCTGCCTGCTGGTCGGCGGCTTCGCCCTGATGGCGCTGCCCGCCGCCTGGCAGTTCGCCCAGAACGGCGCCTGGCAGACCTCGCCCACCCTGAGGGTGCCCATGCTCTATATCTTTTTCTCCACCGTGCTGTTGTTCGGCCTGGTGCTGTTCTACAGCGCCGTCGGCCTCGTCGAAGGCCTTGCTGCGGCATGGCGTCCGCCCGTCGACGGCGACCGCGAGGAGGCATCATGGAAGTGA
- a CDS encoding TRAP transporter large permease, translating to MEVMVLFGVFLLLLVLGLPIAFALGISSLAYLLLEGISLTIVPQRMYSGIDTFVLLCIPGFVLAGNLMNVGNITEHIVRFSNAVVGHIRGGLGLANVGGSMIFGGISGTAVADAASIGSVMIPGMARSGYDKPFAAAVTAASSTIGPIIPPSVPMIIVGSLAGVSVGRMFLAGAVPGLLLGVAMMITVYLLAVKRGYPKERRATLRELLREGRTAFWALLMTAIILYGIIGGFFTPTEASIVASLYALVVGMYVYKGLTWRKLPAILTDTVLTSSALLLLVGLANLFGWILTSQQIPQTIAALIMAVSDNPIIVILILNLILLFVGAFMETIAALIILFPALLGVATGVGMDPVHFAVMAVLNLMIGLTTPPVGVCLFVVSGIGKLQMLTVARAILPFLACNLVVLLLVAYVPAISLWLPDLLMGAR from the coding sequence ATGGAAGTGATGGTGCTGTTCGGCGTGTTCCTGCTGCTGCTGGTGCTGGGCCTACCCATCGCCTTTGCCTTGGGCATCTCGTCGCTCGCCTACCTGCTGCTGGAAGGCATCTCGCTGACCATCGTGCCGCAGCGCATGTATTCGGGTATCGATACCTTCGTGCTGCTTTGCATTCCCGGCTTCGTGCTGGCCGGTAACCTGATGAACGTGGGTAACATCACCGAGCATATCGTGCGCTTCTCCAACGCCGTGGTCGGTCATATCCGCGGTGGCCTGGGCCTGGCCAACGTGGGCGGCTCCATGATCTTCGGCGGCATTTCGGGAACCGCGGTGGCCGATGCCGCCAGCATCGGCTCGGTAATGATCCCCGGCATGGCGCGCTCCGGTTACGACAAGCCGTTCGCCGCCGCCGTCACCGCTGCCTCGTCGACCATTGGCCCGATCATCCCGCCCAGCGTGCCGATGATCATCGTCGGTTCGCTGGCGGGCGTTTCGGTAGGGCGCATGTTCCTGGCCGGGGCCGTGCCCGGCCTATTGCTGGGCGTGGCGATGATGATTACCGTCTACCTGCTGGCGGTGAAGCGCGGCTATCCCAAGGAGCGCCGCGCCACTCTGCGCGAGCTGCTGCGCGAGGGGCGCACGGCGTTCTGGGCGCTGCTGATGACCGCAATCATTCTCTACGGCATCATCGGCGGCTTCTTCACGCCCACTGAGGCCTCCATCGTCGCCAGCCTCTATGCGCTGGTGGTGGGCATGTACGTCTACAAGGGGCTGACCTGGCGCAAGCTGCCGGCGATTCTCACCGACACCGTACTGACCTCATCGGCGTTGCTGCTGCTGGTGGGCCTGGCCAACCTGTTCGGCTGGATCCTCACCAGCCAGCAGATTCCCCAGACGATCGCCGCCCTGATCATGGCGGTCAGCGACAATCCGATCATTGTGATCCTGATCCTCAACCTGATCCTGCTGTTCGTCGGCGCCTTCATGGAGACCATCGCCGCGCTGATCATCCTATTCCCGGCGCTGCTCGGTGTGGCCACCGGGGTGGGCATGGACCCGGTGCACTTCGCGGTGATGGCGGTGCTCAACCTGATGATCGGCCTGACCACGCCGCCTGTGGGGGTGTGCCTGTTCGTGGTCTCGGGCATCGGCAAGCTGCAGATGCTCACCGTGGCCCGTGCCATCCTGCCGTTCCTGGCCTGTAACCTCGTGGTACTGCTATTGGTGGCCTACGTGCCGGCCATCTCGCTGTGGCTTCCCGACCTGCTGATGGGGGCAAGATGA
- a CDS encoding mannitol dehydrogenase family protein translates to MNDVTRLPAAEPTGRIGIVHLGLGAFHRAHQAVYLERYRQRSGDGTWGVSSANLRGGVALVDALRDADYHYHVAEYADRDHVTLREIGVIEEALFTGRDPSGQWGRDLEALLTRVASPETRIVTLTVTEKGYFLSPAEVSLLRDDPLIAHDIAYPQAPRSAPGILVEALARRRSAGVPPFTVLCCDNMPNNGQRTRAAVVQLAACRDGELAAWIEREVAFPCSMVDRIVPAMTKADFARLAELGVDDPNAVVGEAFSQWVVEDDFPLGRPAWEAEGVEMVADVAPFETMKLRMLNGSHSLLAYLGALDDIETVFDAVSRDDLVALLHRYMLREAAPTLAMPAGTDLEGYAEQLLYRFANDSLRHRLQQIAMDGSQKLPQRWLHGALARLEAGGEVPCIALGFAAWIRYTAGRDLHGNVHAIDDPLADTFALLHEAHGEDHQSLVLAFLELDAVVPPALAKHAGFAAEVVSAYRCLTTHGLDAALARLDVPT, encoded by the coding sequence ATGAACGACGTGACTCGCCTACCCGCCGCCGAACCGACCGGCCGCATCGGCATCGTCCACCTGGGATTGGGCGCTTTCCACCGCGCCCACCAGGCCGTCTACCTGGAGCGCTATCGGCAGCGCAGCGGCGACGGCACCTGGGGCGTGAGCAGCGCCAACCTGCGCGGCGGCGTGGCGCTGGTGGATGCCCTGCGCGACGCCGACTATCACTACCATGTCGCCGAATACGCCGACCGCGACCATGTCACCCTGCGCGAGATCGGGGTGATCGAGGAGGCCCTGTTCACTGGCCGGGACCCTTCGGGCCAGTGGGGGCGCGATCTCGAGGCGCTGCTCACGCGCGTGGCTTCGCCCGAGACGCGTATCGTCACCCTGACGGTGACCGAGAAAGGCTACTTCCTGAGCCCCGCCGAGGTCAGCCTGCTGCGTGACGATCCGCTGATCGCCCATGACATCGCCTACCCGCAGGCACCGCGCAGCGCACCGGGCATTCTGGTGGAGGCCCTGGCCCGGCGGCGCAGTGCGGGAGTCCCGCCGTTCACTGTATTGTGCTGCGACAACATGCCGAACAACGGCCAGCGCACCCGGGCGGCGGTGGTGCAGCTTGCCGCCTGTCGCGACGGCGAGCTTGCCGCCTGGATCGAGCGCGAGGTGGCGTTCCCGTGCAGCATGGTCGATCGCATCGTGCCGGCCATGACCAAGGCCGACTTCGCCCGCCTGGCCGAGCTGGGCGTCGACGATCCCAACGCCGTGGTGGGCGAGGCGTTCTCGCAATGGGTGGTGGAGGACGATTTCCCCCTCGGCCGACCGGCCTGGGAGGCCGAGGGGGTGGAGATGGTCGCCGACGTGGCGCCGTTCGAGACCATGAAGCTGCGTATGCTCAACGGCAGCCATTCGCTGCTGGCTTACCTGGGCGCGCTGGACGATATCGAGACCGTCTTCGATGCGGTGAGTCGCGACGACCTGGTGGCGCTGCTGCATCGCTACATGCTGCGTGAGGCGGCGCCGACCCTGGCGATGCCAGCCGGTACCGATCTCGAAGGCTATGCCGAACAGCTGCTCTATCGCTTCGCCAACGACAGCCTGCGCCATCGCCTGCAGCAGATCGCCATGGATGGCTCGCAGAAGCTGCCCCAGCGCTGGCTGCATGGCGCCCTGGCGCGGCTCGAAGCGGGAGGCGAGGTACCGTGCATCGCACTAGGTTTTGCGGCGTGGATTCGCTACACCGCCGGACGCGACCTGCATGGCAATGTCCATGCCATTGACGATCCCCTGGCGGACACGTTCGCCTTGCTGCACGAAGCTCATGGCGAGGATCATCAGAGTCTGGTGCTGGCCTTCCTCGAACTCGATGCCGTGGTACCCCCGGCGTTGGCCAAGCACGCCGGCTTCGCGGCGGAGGTGGTGTCGGCCTACCGCTGCCTGACGACGCATGGCCTCGACGCCGCGCTTGCGCGGCTCGACGTTCCCACCTGA
- the uxuA gene encoding mannonate dehydratase translates to MEHTWRWFGPSDPITLDEIRQTGATGIVTALHEIPNGTAWPVEAIAERKATIEAAGLSWSVVESVPVHEAIKQGTPERERYIAAYQETLRHLGDCGIDTVCYNFMPVLDWTRTDLAWRLPDGGLALRFDQAALAAFDLFLLGRRGAKAEYSEAEQAEARRYLEGLDEVSRQRLVNNVIAGLPGAEEHYTLARFREVLAEYDGIDAERLRENLGHFLRAIVPVAEEAGIRLAIHPDDPPRPLFGLPRVVSTPEDAQWLLDAAPSEANGLTLCTGSYGVREDIDLAAMARRFGPRIYFAHLRSTRREAADPRTFHEAHHLGGDVDMVAVIAALVEEERRREREGGPRLPLRPDHGHHILDDQRRDTRPGYPLYGRMKGLAELRGVELAVRRLTS, encoded by the coding sequence ATGGAACATACCTGGCGCTGGTTCGGCCCCAGCGATCCGATCACCCTCGACGAGATTCGCCAGACCGGTGCCACCGGCATCGTCACGGCGCTTCACGAGATACCCAACGGCACGGCCTGGCCGGTGGAAGCCATTGCCGAGCGCAAGGCGACGATCGAGGCCGCGGGGCTCTCGTGGTCGGTGGTCGAGAGCGTGCCGGTGCACGAGGCGATCAAGCAGGGCACGCCCGAGCGCGAACGCTACATCGCGGCCTACCAGGAGACCCTGCGCCACTTGGGCGACTGCGGCATCGACACCGTCTGCTACAACTTCATGCCGGTGCTCGACTGGACCCGCACCGATCTCGCCTGGCGCCTGCCGGACGGCGGCCTGGCGCTGCGCTTCGACCAGGCCGCGCTGGCTGCCTTCGACCTCTTCCTGCTTGGGCGGCGAGGCGCCAAGGCGGAATACAGTGAGGCCGAACAAGCTGAGGCCAGGCGCTACCTGGAGGGGCTGGACGAGGTGTCGCGCCAGCGGCTGGTCAACAATGTCATTGCCGGCCTGCCCGGGGCCGAGGAACACTACACCCTGGCGCGGTTCCGCGAGGTGCTGGCCGAATACGACGGCATTGATGCCGAGCGCCTGCGTGAAAATCTCGGCCATTTCCTGCGTGCCATCGTGCCGGTCGCCGAGGAAGCCGGCATACGGCTCGCCATTCATCCGGACGACCCGCCGCGTCCGCTGTTCGGCCTGCCGCGGGTGGTGTCCACGCCTGAGGATGCCCAGTGGCTGCTCGATGCGGCGCCGAGCGAGGCCAACGGCCTGACGCTGTGCACCGGCTCCTATGGGGTGCGCGAGGACATCGACCTGGCCGCCATGGCGCGCCGCTTCGGTCCACGCATCTACTTCGCCCACCTGCGCTCGACCCGGCGCGAGGCCGCCGATCCGCGCACCTTCCACGAGGCGCATCACCTTGGCGGCGACGTCGACATGGTGGCAGTGATCGCCGCCCTGGTGGAGGAGGAGCGGCGCCGCGAGCGAGAAGGTGGGCCGCGCCTGCCGCTGCGGCCGGATCATGGACACCATATTCTTGACGACCAGCGCCGCGACACACGTCCCGGCTATCCGCTCTACGGACGCATGAAGGGGCTCGCCGAGCTGCGCGGCGTGGAGCTGGCGGTAAGGCGGTTGACGAGCTGA